The following coding sequences are from one Pyxidicoccus xibeiensis window:
- a CDS encoding carbohydrate-binding protein, which yields MKSLNPGRIALLTLTLLFAAAGTARAEDPNVRLAYAKLKKTCGSAACNQLVGVVEVRSLDYAKQVTLVYTTDGSQWSETAAGYFGAAPSGYESWSFTQDVPAGAEARFALRYTVAGQTFWDNNGGGDYRVGGASAPEFLLGSRAVKLDTAVLGPSRSGFFVTGYLVLKNLAYAKNVVTLSSSDNWATVQEFSAVYREAVPGSGGSQERWLFSIPVYPQGSPTVPTVRFAIRYTVDGVTYWDNNLGWQYSLSYPNGNTIP from the coding sequence TTGAAATCCCTCAACCCTGGACGCATCGCGCTGCTCACCCTGACCTTGCTGTTCGCCGCCGCGGGCACCGCGCGCGCGGAGGACCCGAACGTGCGGCTCGCCTACGCGAAGCTGAAGAAGACGTGTGGCTCGGCGGCCTGCAACCAGCTGGTGGGCGTGGTGGAGGTGAGGAGCCTCGACTACGCCAAGCAGGTGACGCTCGTCTACACCACCGACGGCTCGCAGTGGAGCGAGACGGCGGCCGGCTACTTCGGGGCCGCGCCCAGTGGCTATGAGAGCTGGTCCTTCACCCAGGACGTGCCCGCCGGCGCGGAGGCGCGGTTCGCCTTGCGCTACACCGTGGCGGGACAGACCTTCTGGGACAACAACGGCGGTGGCGACTACCGCGTCGGAGGCGCCAGCGCGCCGGAGTTCCTCCTCGGGAGCAGGGCGGTGAAGCTGGACACCGCCGTCCTCGGGCCCAGCCGCTCGGGCTTCTTCGTCACCGGCTACCTGGTGCTGAAGAACCTCGCCTACGCGAAGAACGTGGTGACGCTGTCCTCCTCGGACAACTGGGCCACCGTGCAGGAGTTCAGCGCGGTCTACCGGGAGGCGGTGCCCGGCTCTGGCGGCAGCCAGGAGCGCTGGCTCTTCAGCATCCCCGTCTACCCCCAGGGAAGCCCGACGGTGCCCACGGTGCGCTTCGCCATCCGCTACACGGTCGACGGCGTGACGTACTGGGACAACAACTTGGGGTGGCAATACTCACTGTCCTATCCGAACGGCAACACGATTCCCTAG